The stretch of DNA TGGCAGAGCTTCGATTACCCAACTGACACAATCCTCGTCGGCCAGCGCTTACGTGTCGGTCAAACACTCGTCAGTTCCAAGTCTCCTGATGATGTGTCAACAGGTGAGTATGGATTAACGGTTAATAACAGTACAGACTTGGTGTTGAAATGGAAGAATACGACGACGTATTGGAAGGTTTCTGCTGTGGAGTTGAATCAAACTGGTTTGTTTGAGTTTGATCATATAATGCTTGGTGATTCAGAGGGTTTTAGGATGATGAAATTGGGTGATGATGGGAGATTGAGTATAGTTAGATTTATAGGTAACAACAAAAACAGCTCTGTTGAAGAGTACTCTGCTCCATTTCAACACTGTCAAGTTCCTATGGTTTGTGGAAAATTAGGCCTTTGTAGTGGTCGTGGCGCAACCGGTAACTGTGGTTGTTCATCTGGTTTTTACAGCAAAGCTCATCCCATTGGATCAGATTGTGTCCCCAACAATGCATCTCTTTCTTTACCTCTTCCTTGTAAAACCAAAAATGgcaacaacaacagcaacaacaacaacaactctgTTTTGTATGTGAGTCTAGGTAATGATACAGACTATTTCGCCAATGATTTTATGGACCCTTTTCGGAGAAATGTCACTCAATCTGTTTGTCAAGATCTGTGCTCGACTAACTGTTCTTGTTTAGCTATTTTCCATGAAGCTTCTTCTGGTTCTTGTTATTTGATTGAGAATGAAATAGGCTCACTCATCAGGTCTGGCCCTGCTAGTACTTCTCAGAACAATCGTTTGGGATATGTTAAGACTTTCGTTGTGGCAACATCAacatcctcttcttcttccgtTGTTAGTAGTGGTAGCAATGGAAATAGTTTTCCAATAGCTGGTTTTGTACTCATACCCttttcgggtttggttcttgtATTAGCTGCAGTGCTTTTAACAACTCTTTGGTTGAGAAGAAAAGGGAGGAGTTTTGGTTTTGGAATTGGGAACTCCAAAGTCACAAGATTAGAGCGTTTGAACTCTTCTTCATGGAGTGAAGAGTCAGAGGAAGACATATCAATCCCTGGTTTACCAGTGAGGTTTGATTATGAGGAGTTGGAAGTTGCCACTGACAATTTCAAAACTCAAATTGGGAGTGGAGGATTTGGGACAGTTTACAAAGGTATACTTGCTGATAAGACCGTTGTGGCAGTTAAGAAGATGACTAGTTTGGGTGTGCAAGGAAAGAAAGAGTTCTTCACAGAAGTTTCCATCATAGCAAACATTCACCATGTCAATCTTGTTGGGTTGAAAGGTTTTTGTGTTGAAGGAAGCAAGCGTTTTCTGGTGTTTGAGTTCATGAACAAAGGGTCATTGGACCGAGCTCTTTTCGGTGATGCTGGGCCTGTTTTGGAATGGGATGAGAGATTTGACATAGCTCTTGGAACAGCCAGAGGACTTGCTTACTTACACAATGGCTGCAACCACAAGATCATACACTGTGATGTGAAGCCAGAGAACATTTTGCTGCATGGGAATTCACAAGTGAAGATATCTGATTTCGGTTTGTCAAAGCTACTGAATCCTGAACAGTCTAGTCTCTTCACTACCATGAGAGGTACAAGGGGTTATTTAGCCCCTGAATGGCTAACAAACACTGCAATTACAGACAAAGTTGATGTGTATGGTTATGGAATGGTGTTACTTGAAATAGTTAGAGGAAAGAAGAACTACTTAACATCATTGTCATCA from Cannabis sativa cultivar Pink pepper isolate KNU-18-1 chromosome 2, ASM2916894v1, whole genome shotgun sequence encodes:
- the LOC115720721 gene encoding G-type lectin S-receptor-like serine/threonine-protein kinase At5g35370; protein product: MDLFFFFISIFLFTTTTTATASISVHSITPNFTASNTKFINYSGDFLVSKNGSFKATITNSKSPPLHTHHYHLSVVHVTTSTVVWTANRDNPISQSSLLSLTTKGLSITNHSTSTVIWSTPKFTTTNVSALQLLETGNLVLLDHQNTTLWQSFDYPTDTILVGQRLRVGQTLVSSKSPDDVSTGEYGLTVNNSTDLVLKWKNTTTYWKVSAVELNQTGLFEFDHIMLGDSEGFRMMKLGDDGRLSIVRFIGNNKNSSVEEYSAPFQHCQVPMVCGKLGLCSGRGATGNCGCSSGFYSKAHPIGSDCVPNNASLSLPLPCKTKNGNNNSNNNNNSVLYVSLGNDTDYFANDFMDPFRRNVTQSVCQDLCSTNCSCLAIFHEASSGSCYLIENEIGSLIRSGPASTSQNNRLGYVKTFVVATSTSSSSSVVSSGSNGNSFPIAGFVLIPFSGLVLVLAAVLLTTLWLRRKGRSFGFGIGNSKVTRLERLNSSSWSEESEEDISIPGLPVRFDYEELEVATDNFKTQIGSGGFGTVYKGILADKTVVAVKKMTSLGVQGKKEFFTEVSIIANIHHVNLVGLKGFCVEGSKRFLVFEFMNKGSLDRALFGDAGPVLEWDERFDIALGTARGLAYLHNGCNHKIIHCDVKPENILLHGNSQVKISDFGLSKLLNPEQSSLFTTMRGTRGYLAPEWLTNTAITDKVDVYGYGMVLLEIVRGKKNYLTSLSSSCSERYFPLVALEMHEQRRYLELVDPRLEGRVVSSEEVEKLIKIGLCCVQEDPALRPSMGCVVGMLEGTVALAEPRVQSLNFLRYYGQRMSETCSGSCSCSSSVETQNKSELGLLNKHHYKNSVSSYISAEELSGPR